A single window of uncultured Pseudodesulfovibrio sp. DNA harbors:
- a CDS encoding FAD-dependent oxidoreductase has product MKTQYLIIGAGPTGLGAAHRLKELGNEDFLILEQHDYAGGLSASFTDDKGFTWDIGGHVVFSHYEYFDTLMDSLLGDDRLEHERESWVRSNNTWVPYPFQNNIRHLPKEARWECVKGLLPGNRTEVSPTNFAQWIDSIFGTGIAKHFMTPYNFKVWATPPELMQFNWIGERVSVVDLKKVLKNIILEQDDVAWGPNNTFKFPLKGGTGEIFRRLASRMEDRIQYGQSVVAIDAKSKKATTAEGLEIEYETLLNTAPLDMLASQWLTEKNNTVVNAAGKLTHNSVYVAGVGMDIKNDAERNSRCWMYYPESNSPFYRVTNFHNYSPNNVAKPGQQLGFMCESSFSEHKPEKLNELMDRTIEGLVNTSMMDAARKDDILTTWDIAVDYGYPVPCLERDKALAVLQPTLEAMQIYSRGRFGGWKYEVANMDHSVMQGVEWAERMVLGTPEKTYTLD; this is encoded by the coding sequence GTGAAAACTCAATATCTGATTATCGGAGCCGGACCTACCGGACTGGGCGCAGCTCATCGACTAAAAGAACTGGGCAATGAGGACTTCCTGATTCTGGAACAGCACGACTATGCAGGTGGCTTGTCGGCCAGTTTCACGGATGACAAAGGATTCACCTGGGATATCGGTGGACACGTGGTCTTTTCCCACTATGAGTATTTTGACACGCTCATGGACTCCCTGCTCGGCGACGATCGATTGGAGCATGAACGAGAATCCTGGGTCCGGTCCAACAACACATGGGTTCCATACCCGTTTCAGAACAACATTCGCCACTTGCCCAAAGAGGCACGGTGGGAATGCGTCAAGGGACTGTTACCGGGCAACAGGACCGAAGTCTCGCCCACAAATTTCGCACAGTGGATCGACTCCATTTTCGGGACGGGCATCGCAAAGCATTTCATGACCCCATACAATTTTAAAGTATGGGCCACGCCACCTGAATTGATGCAGTTCAACTGGATCGGCGAACGCGTGTCTGTTGTTGATCTGAAAAAAGTGCTCAAAAACATCATCCTTGAACAGGACGATGTTGCATGGGGACCAAACAATACCTTCAAATTCCCTCTCAAGGGTGGCACGGGTGAAATATTCCGGCGTCTGGCTTCACGCATGGAAGACCGTATTCAATACGGGCAATCTGTGGTCGCCATTGATGCAAAAAGCAAAAAAGCAACGACTGCTGAAGGGCTTGAAATCGAATACGAGACCCTGCTCAACACTGCCCCTCTCGACATGCTGGCAAGCCAATGGCTCACCGAAAAGAATAATACAGTGGTGAATGCCGCAGGCAAGCTCACCCACAATTCGGTCTATGTAGCAGGCGTGGGCATGGACATTAAAAATGACGCCGAGCGCAATTCCCGGTGCTGGATGTACTACCCAGAGTCAAATTCACCCTTTTACAGGGTCACGAATTTCCATAACTACTCACCCAACAACGTGGCCAAACCGGGTCAGCAACTCGGATTCATGTGTGAATCATCCTTCTCCGAACACAAGCCGGAAAAGCTCAACGAACTGATGGACCGCACCATAGAGGGTCTGGTAAACACTTCCATGATGGACGCGGCCAGGAAAGACGACATCCTGACCACATGGGATATCGCCGTGGATTACGGATACCCCGTGCCCTGTCTGGAGCGCGACAAGGCTCTTGCCGTACTCCAACCGACGTTGGAAGCCATGCAAATCTATTCCCGAGGCCGTTTCGGCGGCTGGAAATATGAAGTCGCCAACATGGACCACTCGGTTATGCAGGGTGTGGAATGGGCAGAACGCATGGTCCTCGGCACACCTGAAAAGACTTATACACTGGATTAA